One region of Cydia fagiglandana chromosome 15, ilCydFagi1.1, whole genome shotgun sequence genomic DNA includes:
- the LOC134671388 gene encoding uncharacterized protein LOC134671388 has protein sequence MWRAVQVAHVLLALTCAHAQNRVVDVSTTCDRGSFTVSLEMAQPFKGLLFSKDFSRECRVQGNHKTKVSLHLPTNACGVRSSTLNATSDDQLYYTVELVVQMDRMLQQSTDQELVVRCKLQPRAVRINSSALEGVINSKLREMIGQEAKKTRTGRNRQGWVNPAEMEQREWLLESARAWMELVPASPSSEPATVEVGQPTKLLIQCTLPVGVGLRITNCVAHDGLGEASQKLLDEAGCPIDESIFSTPSIHRHKKGTEIDFADLEPVDPQRNLDENFNLKHAKTDPELMFKNIMTYQHAITTFAAFKFPDRAKLHLTCGIELCKGKCPLVDCKALQRPQQTREGLLRKARLDKDAKGVVIDRLEVYNSIEVLAPNIELEDEASIRGSRRIESEEEELIRGFSPGDKTICLSPGKMALAFCVLGVIFLCAIAVAFVSLIRARRRLGREPLHTSLSFYTGSKSMFSSSESSSSGLSGSKLLLTDSPYLDHHSSSSNNWPYSRAF, from the exons ATGTGGCGCGCAGTGCAGGTCGCGCACGTGCTGCTAGCGCTGACGTGCGCGCACGCACAGAACCGCGTCGTGGACGTCAGCACGACGTGCGATCGCGGCTCGTTCACCGTGTCGCTGGAAATGGCACAGCCGTTCAAAGGCTTACTGTTTAGCAAGGACTTCTCGAGGGAGTGCAGGGTGCAAG GCAACCACAAAACGAAGGTGTCTCTGCATCTACCGACGAACGCATGCGGCGTGAGGAGTTCCACCCTGAACGCGACCAGCGACGACCAGCTGTACTATACCGTGGAGCTGGTCGTGCAGATGGACCGCATGTTACAGCAGTCCACAGATCAGGAGCTCGTGGTCAG GTGTAAACTGCAACCGCGTGCGGTTCGTATCAACAGTTCAGCTCTCGAGGGAGTCATCAACTCTAAACTACGAGAAATGATCGGGCAGGAAGCTAAAAAGACgag AACCGGTCGCAACCGGCAAGGCTGGGTGAATCCAGCTGAAATGGAGCAGCGTGAATGGCTGCTGGAATCAGCTCGGGCGTGGATGGAGCTGGTCCCAGCTTCGCCCAGCAGCGAGCCCGCCACGGTCGAGGTGGGGCAGCCGACGAAGCTGCTGATCCAGTGCACGCTGCCTG TTGGAGTCGGTCTCCGCATAACCAACTGCGTAGCTCACGACGGCCTCGGGGAGGCCTCGCAGAAACTCCTCGACGAGGCCGGCTGCCCAATCGACGAGTCCATCTTCTCGACCCCCTCCATCCACCGCCAtaagaaagggacagagatagACTTCGCAGATCTCGAACCG GTTGACCCGCAGCGAAACTTGGACGAAAACTTCAACCTAAAACACGCCAAAACCGACCCAGAGCTGATGTTCAAAAACATCATGACATACCAACACGCCATCACCACATTCGCCGCCTTCAAGTTCCCTGACCGGGCTAAACTACATCTGACATGCGGCATAGAATTATGCAAAGGGAAATGTCCACTTGTGGACTGCAAAGCTTTGCAAAGGCCCCAACAGACGAGGGAGGGGTTATTGAGAAAGGCGAGATTGGATAAAGACGCTAAAGGAGTTGTCATTGATAGGCTGGAGGTGTATAATAGCATTGAGGTGCTGGCGCCTAATATTGAGTTGGAAGATGAAGCTTCTATAAGAG GTTCACGAAGAATAGAAAGCGAAGAGGAAGAGCTGATCCGAGGCTTCTCTCCGGGCGACAAGACAATCTGCCTCTCGCCCGGTAAAATGGCTCTAGCCTTCTGCGTCTTAGGGGTCATATTCCTGTGCGCGATAGCCGTAGCTTTCGTCTCGCTAATCAGAGCGAGAAGGCGTCTAGGCAGGGAGCCGCTGCATACATCCCTCTCTTTCTACACGGGTAGCAAGAGTATGTTCTCTTCTAGCGAGAGCTCCAGTTCTGGATTGAGCGGCAGTAAGCTATTGCTCACTGATAGCCCGTATTTAGATCATCATTCGTCTTCGAGCAATAATTGGCCATATTCTAGAGCTTTTTGA